CCCCAGGTGCCCCTTGGCCCCGCGGtggggcacagcacagcccagcgCCGGCACCCACGGTTGCCCAGTGGGACAAGGTCGCCGCCGGCGGGAACGGGCAGCGCTCCAGTGCGCACCCATCCTGCCGGTGTTTAATGAGCGGCGCTAACGAAGCAGCAACGCTGCACCTGCACGGGGCACCTGGGACAAGAGGTCACcgagccccccaaacccacgCCAAGGGGACGTGAGCCTGGCGCTGCAACGCCGTGTGCTGCAGGGGGGACCTGGCATGGCACCAACCCACGTCCCCAGTGTGGGGACACTCCACCCAGGCAGCCGGACCCTGGCCCACCGGACAGTGGCACTGGCACCGATGGCGCTTCCAGCTCTGCGGAGCGGGACCGCTCCCGCCCACGCCGGGAACCGCCATCTCCCCCCACGACAGCAGGCGCAGCCGCGTGCGGCCGGGACACGCCGTGGCTACCGGAGCGGCTGCCGCTGCCGGCCGGGCTCACCCGCTTGCTGCCACGGGGCACGGCGCTTTGCGGGGTGACCCGAGCAGGAAGCGAAGACACGTGGCGCGCGGTAGCCGGCAcggcccggggctgcgggaggcggcggcAGAGGGGGTCGGGAGGGGAGGTGTCTCTGCCGCCCCGCGCGGCACCGGAGCCCCATCGCGGCCCCGTGCCCCGGCCGGTGCGCGGCCCCGCGCAGTACCTGGTAGTCCATGGCGGGGGCGCGCGCGGGGCGCGTGCCGAAGCGGCGCCCCCCGGCCCGCAGCGCCCCGCGCAGCGCGCGCAGCCCCCGCGCCACCATCCCCGCCGCGCGCGCGCCGCCCCGCGCCAACCGCGCGCGCCGCCGGCAGAAGGGGCGGGGCCTCCCCCCCCGGGAcgccaccgccgccatctttgCAACGGGCGCGCCGGGAGCGAGGGaggcgggagcggcgggcgcCCCGCGACCATCCCGACACCGCGGCAGGGGCGGCACGGGGGGCccgacagggacagggagaggacgAGGACGTAGCATCAGGCACAACCCGtcagcacagggacacagcccGACAGCCCCCACCGCCCAAGCcggggcacagggaccccccgCACCTCCGCAGCCCCCGCCCGGCAGCACCGCGCCCTCTCGGTGCCAGCGGAGCCCCCAGGCTGCCCgtagcagcctcctctgctcgtGGCAACGGTACGGATGTGTTCATCCGCCGCAGCGCTGATTGCGCTGACCCGCTCTCCCCCACCACCGGCTGCCCaggagcaggacagggggctTAGGGTGCCCGAGCCCGAAGTGCCCTCGGGAAGGCCAGGTGCTGTCGTGCAGGCACTGCTGTGTCCATTTAGGCAACACAGCGACAGGAGGTTCACACCAGCTGTTTGGGATAGGACCATGTTTATCCACAACGGCACAAGTCACCTGGCTTATTGCTCATAATTGACTATTTTTCCAAAGAAACAAAGTCGTCCCCCCTGCAAACAGACAGTTTCAGAGCCCAAAACCAAGACAGAGAGACGTACCTTGTACATGTCTTTTATCATGCCCATTTTTTATCCTGAGAACAGCCCCACTCACCACTGCTTCCTCACGTGACCTTACACTACCCACGACATGGCTTTTGTCAGTTGTTAACAGACAAGTTGCCAAGTGCCAAATGCTATCACCAGCTGCCCATGTTGACTCTTGGGATCTGGCATCTATGGGGTTCAGGGAGAAGATGGCTGGCTACAGCTGACAGCCATGGGAAACTGTGCAAAGAGCAGCTGTGGAGGATCACTTGCTCTCTATGAATTGATCCTGACAAGTTCTGGCATAAGGTGTGCACAGGTCATCCCAGTGTGTCAGGCTAGTCACTGCACCCAAAGAAGGCAGTGGTCTTGTAGTCTCTCATGcaaagagctccaggagagagCAGGGGACACATGAGTgtccccctgctcccagcacagtgtgcccagccctgccacacTATCCTGAAATCCCTGCAGACAGCAGGGCAGGTCTCACCTCAGGCACAGGCCAGTGCTTGCCCACAGCAGGTTGGGTGTATCCAGTATGACTCCCAATCGTGGTTTGCAATGAAGAAAGCATGGATGCCACGTGCTGTCACAGAGACCAGCGATTCCCACCGTAATTCCTGGCTACATGGAGcatccagctctgccagccaccTCTCTGATTTCCTCAATAAGCCCTTTTTTAGGCTAGATCCCAGTCTCCAGGGAGAGCTAATCATGCTATCTAGGGTGACTCTGCCTTCCCCAAGGCACATCTGATGACTCAAAAGCACCTGCCTTGTCCTACATCAACGCTTCAGTGCTCAGAGGATACTCCATGCAGGAGCTACGACAGACCAAGAGAGCTGAGACATCTCCACGCAGGGCAGCTACTCCCAGTCCTGCCAGTCCCTGCACAATTTGCCAAGAGCCCCAGCAGGGACGGAGACACTTTTTCCATCACCAGGTCCATAACAATTGATCTGCAAGTTTAATGTAACCAATACAGACTTTTGGGAAGCAAAATCAGGTTCTGAGACAAAACTGCAAGGAAACAATGTCGAGCTCACAGGTGTCACCTCCCCAAGTCACGCAGTTCTGAGGTGGCCGAGAGGAGATGGCCAAGATCTGTTAACGCCATCAGTCACTTCACCTTGAAAAAAGTCCTTTCCCAGACAAAAAGACCTCGCCAGGACATCTCCGATCAATGCAGGGAAGCCCAGCCAGGACCCTACCGGATGTCAAAACACTCTGTCAAATTCAGTCTGGTTGGTGGCAGCTGGGTTCCTGCCTTGGTTCGCCGGCTGCTGGGGCATGTGCCCACCCCTCCTGCGTGGTGGGGCCAGGTACTCAAACATGGACTGGTTGTGGGTGGACAGCATGTTTTTGAGGTCTGAGGGCATGGGGTCCGACCAGAAGAAGTCGTGGTTCAGGGCGTCGTCACTGTCAATGCGCTGGGCGGGgtccagcaccagcagcttgTCGATGAGGTCGAGCGCGTAGGGGTCTTTGACATAGGCCTTGAGGCGATCCTTCACCTTCCGCTTCTGCCCCTTGGGGAGATCCAGCTTCTCGTACAGCTCGTATTTATCCACGTTCGGCCAAAcctgggaaggggcaggaaaaGGCGTTGGCAAGAAATAGTTACGGAAAGGACAAGCCATTTTTGATTCAAACACCCTCAGGCAAACCAGGGTGAGGTCTGCCGAAGTAACAATTCTATTTTATAACCTCCAAGCTGGCAGACCTTGTTCTCACAGCAACAAATAGGCACTAAAGGCTGCACTTATGCCTGGAGACATGTGGACAAGTCAGGGCAGAGTCTTCCTGGTGCTGAAATGATGCTCCAAGATTTCTGGTTCCCCCACAAAAGGAGTACTGGCCAGCACAGTTCAGGCCAGCTACCACATCCAGAAAGATAAACTGACAGAACTGATTGCTAAATAATCACCTGGATGTGGGACTGTTTATCTTTAGAAAGCAAAGTCTGCTGCAATCACCAGCACTTATCTAGATCTGGGAGAGACCACAGCAGGTATCTACATGCCAAAGAAAGTGCATCCAGTGTCTTTACAGAATGAATGTGACAGCAGGATGAGGActctgcagctgccagcacaaCATCCCGCAGATCCCAGTCGAGGCTGAGATCCCTCAGCTTGCTCCCCACAAGAGGGCAGGACGAGCTGCTGATAAAGGAGAAGCTGAGAAGGGGCCGGGTGCTCACACCAGAGCTGAGCTGATGCCGCAAATCACAAGACAGAATTCAAGAGGCTTTTCAAGGTGACCAGTGCAAAACACCTGAGAATAAAAACCCCCACTCTTCTTTAAGCAGATATTTAGGGTGTTTGTGTGAGTGACGACCCCAAAACACAGGCTAGAAGATTCTCAAGCCTCCTTGCCAGCAGCAGGCACACTCCACTGCTGGGAACATACAGCAGCCAGCACAtagggcagggaagaggccCGAGTGCCTGGTCCCAGACTCTGCCCACACTCCTGCTCTCCGCACCTCATCCCTGCTCTCACCCTCACCTCCGGCGTGATGGATCCACAGAGCTGGCTGATGAGGGTGAGCTGGTGCTGCTCCGTGTTCCCCTGCATGATGGGGCTGCGGGTCCACATCTCTGCCATGATGCAGCCTGCGCCCCAGAGGTCAATGGGGGGGCCGTAGTCCCGCTCCCCTAAACGGAGATGCTGAGTTAGTCTCCCAGAGGGCTGAGAAGGGCCAAGAAGCCGGCAGAGCCCACCTAGGGCTCCTCCTACctaggagcagctctgggggccGATACCACAGGGTCACCACGCGGTTGGTGTAGCGGTTTGGCTGGCTGTTCTTAGCCAGGCTGAAAGCTCGAGCCAGCCCAAAGTCCGCCAGCTTCAGGACTCCATCCCGCGTGATAAGGACGTTCGCTGCTTTCATGTCTCGGTGCAAGATCTGCACAAGGACAGACACTGGAGAGTTAAGTGAATAAAGTGCCCTCCTTGTGTGCCTGGGGCCAGCACAATGCTCAGGCTGCAGAGGTGGAAAACAAGGATTTCCCTCCAGCCTGTACTAAGACATCTGCTCCTTGGAAAGCCACCCTCTGAGCACAACAGGAGTCTGTCCCATTACCTTGTTCCTGTGGATGTAGTAAAGTCCATTCAGGAGCATCTGCATAACTTTCTTGATCTCTGACAGTGTGAACTTGACGTGGGCATTGCTGAGAAGGCCAGCCAGGTCGTGCTCACAGAAGTCAAACACAAGGTAGATGCTGCCCTTGCACCGGTTGTACGgagaggctgcaggagaggccCAGAGGGGCTGTCAGCGA
The sequence above is a segment of the Aphelocoma coerulescens isolate FSJ_1873_10779 chromosome 17, UR_Acoe_1.0, whole genome shotgun sequence genome. Coding sequences within it:
- the CDK9 gene encoding cyclin-dependent kinase 9 isoform X2, with translation MENEKEGFPITALREIKILQLLKHENVVNLIEICRTKASPYNRCKGSIYLVFDFCEHDLAGLLSNAHVKFTLSEIKKVMQMLLNGLYYIHRNKILHRDMKAANVLITRDGVLKLADFGLARAFSLAKNSQPNRYTNRVVTLWYRPPELLLGERDYGPPIDLWGAGCIMAEMWTRSPIMQGNTEQHQLTLISQLCGSITPEVWPNVDKYELYEKLDLPKGQKRKVKDRLKAYVKDPYALDLIDKLLVLDPAQRIDSDDALNHDFFWSDPMPSDLKNMLSTHNQSMFEYLAPPRRRGGHMPQQPANQGRNPAATNQTEFDRVF
- the CDK9 gene encoding cyclin-dependent kinase 9 isoform X1, with product MAKQYDMVECPFCDEVSKYEKLAKIGQGTFGEVFKAKHRQTGKKVALKKVLMENEKEGFPITALREIKILQLLKHENVVNLIEICRTKASPYNRCKGSIYLVFDFCEHDLAGLLSNAHVKFTLSEIKKVMQMLLNGLYYIHRNKILHRDMKAANVLITRDGVLKLADFGLARAFSLAKNSQPNRYTNRVVTLWYRPPELLLGERDYGPPIDLWGAGCIMAEMWTRSPIMQGNTEQHQLTLISQLCGSITPEVWPNVDKYELYEKLDLPKGQKRKVKDRLKAYVKDPYALDLIDKLLVLDPAQRIDSDDALNHDFFWSDPMPSDLKNMLSTHNQSMFEYLAPPRRRGGHMPQQPANQGRNPAATNQTEFDRVF